A segment of the Bacillus licheniformis DSM 13 = ATCC 14580 genome:
ATTGGTCAATCACGAATGGTCGATCAAATTGAACTCGACTTTGACTTTTCAGAGGTCAATATTTCTAAGACCTTTACACTTATCCACATGTTGTATAGAGAAACGGATAATGCAAATGGTTTTCCAAAGCCAATACCCGCTTCCGACAACAAAATACCACCATATTTACATCATTTTTTGCCTCTATTTATGGTACGGTTCCCCTCGATTAATCCTAAAAGCCCGATAAACCTGCTCGAGCAAAATCAGTCTCATCAGCTGATGCGGGAACGTCATCCGTGAAAACGACAGCTTCTCATCTGCGCGCTTCAGGACGGCGTCGCTTAAGCCGAGCGAGCCGCCGATGACGAAGGTTGCCTTGCTCTTTCCATATGTGGCGAGTCTATCCATATTATCGGCTAATTCTTCCGAACTTTTCATTTTTCCTTCGATCGCCAGGGCGATGACGTGGGCGTCTGGGCTGATTTTGGAGAGAATTCGTTCGCCTTCTTTGTCTTTGACGATTTTCATGTCCTGGTCGCTTAGGTTTTCCGGTGCTTTTTCGTCCGGAAGTTCGATGATGTCGACTTTTGCGTATGCCGAAAGCCGTTTTATGTATTCATCGATTCCTTGTTTTAAATATTTTTCTTTTAGTTTTCCGATTGCTACGATTGATATATTCACAGGTCATCCCCACTTTAAGAACAAGTTATTCAGATGCATTATCCACAATTGTGGATAAAGGTTGTGTATTTAGTGTCCGATCATTCGTTCCCCACTATATATACTGCAGGCTTATCACACAATTCACAGGTTGTGGATAAACTGTGTGTATGTTCGATTTTTCTGATTTCCGGGGCCAATTCTTCCTCATCCACATACATGTCAATGACCGTTTCAATATGCTCTTCGCAAGACTTCATAAAAGTCCCTCCAATATCTGTATCATTGGGCTCTTTTATAAAAAAGCTCCTTATTCAATATACCCTATTTATGCACATGTTAGTAGGTTTTAGCATGACTTCACGCGGTTATCCACAAGCTTTTATATTCCTCTGGATAACTCTGTTCTCTCCAAATAAAAAACACCAGCCAATCTCGCTGATGCTTTAATCTTGTTTTTATACTGCTTCTCTTTTTTCCTGAACAACTAAAGAATGCTGATTTGTAATATACTGCAAATATGAAACGTTAAGAATGAAAGTCCAAAACCCGTTAACCTGCTTTTCCGACAGCCCAATAAACGCTTTTCTAACCTTAAATGCACTATATAAATTTACCGTCCAAAAAAGGAGGAATGAGAGCTGCGGGAGAAAGCTGTGTCCGGGGCGCAGCGGGAGAAGCAAAATGCTGTTGCTGTATGGCAGCAGGTCTTCACTTTGAAATGTGATTGAATAAAAAGTCCAAAAAGGCTCCAAAATTGAAAAGACGCTTAACAGCAGCGTCACTTTAATGGCGACATACGGGAGCTTAATTTGGCATCGTTCTAAATTCTTTCTTCTTGAGAGAAACCAATACGGGATGTATATGCCGGACGTTATGATCGTTAATAACACCGCATATAAGGGTTTTATTTTCGGAAATTCCTCTAATTCCTTACTCATGCTGAAACACTCTTCTTTCCTTAAAACTGTTCTTCCAGGTCTTTTTATCCTTGTCATCTATACTTTTCCACTTTCCATATCAAAATGTACTATATTGAATCCAATAAATCAAAATCCATTGAAGTGTTAAATTGGGATTTTCTTAGGTATATGGATTCTTTTTTTTGACCGGAATAAAAAAACTATATCCTTTTGCCCATTCCTTATTTCGTGTTCATCTGCAGAAATTCGACAATCAATAGGACATTATTCGTCATATTTTTACCTTTGTAATATGCAATCTGTCATTACGCAACATAAAGGGGTTCTATCGAATCATTTTGTCTTTTTTTCGTTATTTTTCGTATCTCTCAACTAGGAATAATGACACGCTATGTTCCATGTGGAACATTGGATATGAAAAAAGATCAAAGCTTTCACAGCTTTGATCTTACAGTCTCTTGCTCATATGCAAATCTGTCGTCTCGAAATTCATTTTTTCATATAGTCGCTTCGCTTTTTTATTATGGGCGAATACATGCAGGGACAGCTTTTTGACTCCTAATTGCTTTGCCTCCTCTTCTAAGACGGCTAAAGCCTGCTGGCCGATTCCCTGGCCGCGGTACGCTTCATAAAGCCCGAAATCGTAAATAAACGCTTCCTTTTGAGGGTGGTGCGGATCAGCGTAGATCCAAACCCAGCCTGCGGCGTTCCCGCTGTCGTTCATGATTGACCATAGATAATGGTTGATCGTTTCAATGCCGTTTGGCAAAAGGGCCGCAAACTGCTCTTCTGCTTTCTCCATAGCTTCCGCCACTGTCCATGTGCCCGCTTTTACTTTCTCCATGGCGTAATGCTGGATGGAATAGGTCTGGTATATCTTAAAGTCCTCTTCCGTCATTGGCGTCAAACGGATTTCCGGCTTTTTTCTCGGTTTGTTCAAGTCAATTTTAATTTTCGATTTCAACATCAAATTGTACTTCACTTCCTTGTTTATAGATCATGATGCTTTGCTCAGCCATTCGCTTTTCGGCTCGGAAAGTTTATTGATTCTGTGCTGAATGTAAATGATATTCAAAAGGAAGGCAAAAATCGATCCATTCGCAGGTTCTTTGCCTGAAAGCTTGTTTAATGAAGCAGTCACCACCAGTGCGCAGTATATCAAAACACCTGCGGACAGAATCAAAATCACGCGGTCGAGCAACATATACAGGCTGTAATGCATGTCAGGAAAAGCGATTTTTGCTGATATTCTAATTGGAATAGAAAATAAATGATAAAATATGATAGCTTTTAACGTGGTGTAGGGAATATCATGATAAGGCAGCAAATCGAAGCTTTTTTTCCTGGATAGAAACCAGTATGGTATGTAAACCCCCAGTGTGATCAGACATAGCACAAAAACGGACAAGATACTTCTGCTCTTTACATTAGACAGCGTTTTCAACGCAGCCTGCACATTGTCGTTCATATCATTCCTCCGGACACTCGTTTTCCAAACAAATGAATTGAATGAATTTTTTCATAGCAGCGGCACACCCCCTCAATATATTCTTTTCTCTTGTTTTAGACAATATGACTTAGGTACCAATGTGACAAAAGAACCATTTTTTGAAGAGGTTGCTGTCTTCACGATTAGCTGAAAAATGTGTGACAACCGTTTTTATGTCATAAGAATGACACAAAAGCAAGAGCCTGACTGGAAAATCAGGCTCTTTTGTCTAACGCTATATACTTTTTCGAAGAGAAATCCGCCAGTTGATGCCTGTGCCAATATGGTATGTTTTAGCAAATGATCCTTGGTTGAGGGCAATGCCCAAGCGGTCTAATGAATTGATATAAACAACCGGCTTGCCTACAGGCATATCGGCAAACGACCGGCCAAATGCCAACGTTTGCTGATAGACTTTTGTGTCTTCATGCTTGATGACGACTTCTACTGGATCTCCGTATTGAACATCAAGTGACTTGAAGAGCGTCCGGCTGATATTCGTCCAAAGGTTTCCAAACCGGACATCTAAAATATCGATCGTTCCGGTTATCCAATCATTTTCGATGTACGCTTCCATGACCGGCAGTTTGACGATGGAATCTATAGAAACTTCCGGACCGATCCTGTCGAAGCTGAGAGCGCCGGCTGCCAGTCTTGCCCCGGTGTAGGCGTAAATGTCGCGTCCATGGAATGTATGTGATTCGCCTGATTTTGGAAGCCTGTTTTGCGCTTCATCAAGATAGCGCGCCTCGGCAATTCCATTTTGCCGGCTGATGTGGGTGAGTGTTCCGTTGTCTGGTGTGATGATATATTGATTGGAAGAGGTTCTGACTGCGACGCTGCGGCGTTCTGAGCCGACCCCTGGATCGACGACCGACACGAAGACAGTGCCTTCAGGCCAATAAGAAACGGACTGCAGCAGCCGATAGGAAGCTTCACAAATGTGAAAAACGGGAATGTTGTGCGTCAAATCAAAAATCCGAATTGAACTGTCAACCGAATAAGCCACACCGTACATCGCATTTACCGCCCCGTCATCAAGGCCAAAATCAGATTGTAATACAAGTGCATGCTGACTCATCCTATCTCCCTTTCCGCCCTGATCTTTAAATCCTGCATTAAATCGGCCATTTGTCAGAATATTAAAGTCATCATATCGTACGCAAAATTGAAACGCAATATGATGCTTTGTCCATTTTTTACAAACTATAATTTTTGCAGGGCAAAAACTTGGAATTCACACCCAAAAATTCGATTATTCACTCAGAAAAAATCTCATTTCACTCTCCAAAAATCACATTTTTTCCTTTTGACGATCATTCGTTGGGCGCTTCATAATAAAAAAACAGCCCGGCCGTACCGGCCAGACTGTCTTTATCAGCTTCCTAATTGGGATCGGGTCAGCTTTACTTCTGTTGTCTTTTCTTTTCCGCCCCGCAGGTATTTGATTTTTACCTTGTCGCCGACGTTTTTGGTGTAAAGCTTTTTACGCAGATCAACGATATCGTAAACACGGTCACCGTTAAATTCGACGATGACATCGAGCTCTTTCAGACCGGCTCTGCCTGCAGGAGATACCGGCTGAACACCCATCACAACTACGCCTGATGTTACGTTTTTCGGCAGTTTAAGCGTTTCCTGCCAGTGGTAGCTTGCGATATCGCCAAGTGATTTCATCTCAATTCCGAGATACGGCCGTCTCACTTCACCGTACGTTTCCAAATCTTCGATAACCGGAATGGCAAGGTTGGCCGGAATGCTCAGACCGATGCCTTCGACGGCTGATTCAGCGATTTTCATCGAATTAATGCCGATGACTTTTCCATCAATATTAAACAGCCCGCCTCCGCTGTTACCCGGGTTAATGGCAGCATCCGTCTGCAGTACTTCGGCGTTCCAGTCCGGCTGTCCGTCTCCGTTGGAATCGACCGGCACAGCGCGTTCGGTTCCTGAGATGATTCCTTGTGTAACAGAGCCTGAAAACTGCAGGCCGAGCGGGTTTCCAATCGCGATGACAGGCTCGCCTGTCTTCACTTTATCAGAATCTCCAAATTCGGCAGCTGCTTTTATTTTGTTGCTGTTGACTTGCAGGACGGCCAGATCCATCAGCTTATCGCTGCCGATCAGTTTTGCCGGAATCCGTGTTCCGTCATTCAGGCTGATTTCTATTTGGGACGCCCCTTCAATGACATGGTGGTTTGTCACAATGTGGGATGTGTTGCCGTCCTTTTTATAAATAACGCCCGAGCCTGTTCCCGCTTCGCTGTCACCATCCCATACACCTGTCTTTTGGATGTTGATAACGCCGACAACAGAATCAGAAACCTTAGAGACCATTTGCGTGACTTCATTATTCACGTTGACGGATACATTGCGGACCGTCCCGCCCTGCTGTGCTCCTTGGCCGCCGCGCGCTTCGATGACTTGCAGATTATACGGCAGCCATCCCTGCTGCGAGAGATACGGCAAGGCAAACACTGTTAAAAGAGCGCCGATGACGGCGCCGACCAGGCTTGAAAACAAAAAGCTTCTCCAACTTCTCACCGGCTTTTCCCGAACGAATTTTTCCTCATCATGATTAAACTCCACTATATTCAAATCCTTTCAAGGAACGATATATGTATATAGTGTGGATCATCTGCCTGCAGATTAATCATTCAATCAGGAAAATTTACACCGCTACGAGAGGCGTCGGTTTCTTAGGATCGGTATCATATAAGTCAAACGTTTCTCCTGCCGCAAATCCTTTGGCAGCCAGCGTTTGCTGCACAGACATTCTTGCCAGCTCTTTCATGTTGTTGTCCTGGCTTAAATGAGCCAAATAAATTCTCGATGTCTCATTGCCGATTACATCGGTCATTGCGAGTGCCGCGTCCTCATTGGATACGTGTCCGACGTCGCTTAGAATCCGGCGCTTGATGTTCCACGGATAGCGGCCCATTTGCAGCATGCCGACATCATGATTGCTTTCAAAAACAAAAGCGTTTGCCGAGCGGATGATGCCTTTCATTCTGTCGCTGACATAGCCCGTATCCGTAATCAAAGCGAGCTTTCGGCCATTGTAATGAAAAACGTAAAACATCGGCTCTGCGGCATCATGGGATACCCCGAACGATTCGACATCAAGGGAGCCGAATGACTTGACGGTTTCCATTGGAAAAACGAACTTTTGGCCGTTATCCATTTTGCCGATATGCCCTTCCATCGCCTTCCACGTTTTTTCATTGGCGTAAACGGGCAGCTCATATTTTCTTGCCAGCACGCCAAGCCCTTTTATATGGTCACTGTGCTCATGTGTAACAAAGATGCCGTCGAGCTGATCAAGCTTTCGATCAATTTGCGCCATCAGCCCTTCCATCGCCTTCCCGCTAAGTCCTGCGTCAACTAAAAAAGCGTGGTCATCGGTTTCCAAATATAAAGCATTACCGGTACTCCCGCTCGCAAGTACGCTAAATTGCAGGCTCATGGTTTCTCACTCCATTATGATTTTTCCTTTTTCTCTTGTGATTGAAGAAGCGCTCCGTCCCGTGCATCCACGATAAATTCTTCGTGAATGGTTTTATCGTCCGTTTTGCGCTCCACTTCGATCCGCCAAACGGGCACGAAAATTTGAGCGCTTGCCAGCGGATACTGCGTGAAATAGCCAAGCTCGGCTGATTTAATTTTGCTGTACTTCTTCAAATAATCCGGGTAGTACAAAGCTTCAACCGCGCCGACTGCAGAGATCAGATTTTCCGTTTTGACTTCTTTAATATCCTGCAGCATTGACTGCTTATAAGACACGACTTCGTTTTTATTATTCAGGTACAGAACGACTTCGCCCATCTCGTTGTTATCATCATTTTGCCGGTCCTGAAAAATGTAATTCCCATTATAGGTTTGGAAGAAAACAATCTGTTTTCCGGACTTATCGACCTTCCAAAGCTTGTACTTATTGCCGTCGATAATCTCTTCATTCACGATTTCCCTTGCTTTTGTCTTCATATCCGTTTTCGGAAGCGCAATGGGTGTTTCAAACTCCATTTCTATTTCTGTCAAAGCGTTCTCTTTTGCGGTATTCATTAACGCCTTCGGCTTTTGCCCTTTTAACGATTTAATCTCGCTTTGCTTAAAGACTCGCTTTTGTGCAGAGATTGAGGAGCCTTTTGACGTCTCTTTAGACAAATTGCCGTATGAAATATGGTCTGCTTTCATATCCTCCTGCAGCGTTGATTTTTCTAAAATCGGAAACTGATTGTTGCTGCGCTTATTAAAGTATTGAAAGGCCAAAAAGATATCAAGGATGAGGAAGACGATAATGAAGATTGTTTTTGTTCTATTCCACTCCATTTTCTATGCCCTCCTTCACCGCTGAATCCTTCTTTGATACCGGCTTTACCGTACCGTTTATTTTAATGCACCATGTCGGCACAAGTTTGACAAGAGGGTCTTGTTCCTCTGATACTGAGACCATTTCATAGGCGGGGAAAATTTGCTCAATCTTATCAAAGTCATACTCTTCATTGTCTTGCAGGAACTGAATCAATTCTTCTCCGCTCATGATTTCTTTATCCTTTTTGCTGACCGGATTTGCGTTTGCGCCCAAGACATATGTCGGGTGTTTATAGTCCAATATGTCGTTGTTTGCCCAGCGAAGTTCAATCGATGTCGTTCCGAAAGGCTGGTTTTGGCTGTTAACGACCGGCAGCTGATCCATAAACAGATTAAAGTTGATCTGCTGATTTTCATTCAAACCGAAAAATTGATAATCATCCGTCCAGCTTCCCGTGTCGTTTAAATATTTGAAGCTTTTATTGATCAGCTCTCCATTTTGATAAGAAGTACTCGGTTCCAGGTTGCGGTGCTGGAACTTAATCTGTCTGTTGTTCGAGTAGATCTCCAAAAGGCTTGTTCCATCCGTATATACCGGTCTGTTTAAGTTGGTTTCCTGCCGCACGGTTTGCGGATCATCAAATAAAGCTTTTTTAAAACGCGTCGGGCTGATCGTTTCTGTAAAATACTCTTTTTCAGACAGCTTCAGCCGATTAACCGGAAGCAAGACATCTCTGCGCGAATTGATTGCAAAATCCTCATAAAGAGGCATCTGCGACTTTTCTTTTTCAATGTCTGAAAGGATGTTGCGGTAATTTGCCGATTCAATCACCGCTTCAACAACCGTCTCTTTGCTGAAGGATACAAAATAGATCTTCTTCATGCCCCGTCCTTCATTGAAAGGAAGAACGATTCTGTCAAAAGAGTTGTATTCATAAGAATTGGCGGACCATTTGAAAAGCGGCTGCAGCACATCGATCGGAATGTTGTCGCTGAAGACGAGATCCAATTTGGAGTCTTTATTTTTAGCGTATAGCCAGTTTTTGAACTGCTGCCTGTCAAATTTGTCCGAGATATCCTTTAACGATTTGACTTCCCATCGTCCCATGTCATCCCAGAGCTGAGAATAGAGCGTCGTGTCATTCAGCAAATAATGCTGTCCATTCTCATGAATGAACATTTGCTGCGGTTTGACGGCTTCATTTAACAACTTTGTCTGGTTTGTAATCGGCTGTTTGTCGCTGACCTGAGCCTGTGAGTCTTCAACTTTTTCGTAATTCCCCTGAAATCCCCAAATATTAAAAGTAAAAAGAAGACTGATCAAAACCAAAAGGGACAGTATTATCGTTTTAATTGTTTCACGCTTCATCCCAATCATCCTCTTGTTCTTCTTTATACGGCAGGGTAAATGTGATCGTTGTTCCTTTTCCTTCGATGCTGTCGGCCCAGATGTCGCCGCTATGGGCTTGTACCATTTCTTTTGCGATCGCAAGACCGAGTCCCGTACCGCCGAGTCTTCTTGTTCTGGCTTTATCTACACGGTAGAACCGCTCGAAGATCTTCTCCACGTCTTTTCTCGGAATGCCGACACCTTCGTCTTTGACACTGACATAAAGAAGCTCTTCTTCTTCATTTACATCAACAGAGAACGTGATATGGCCTCCTTCAGGGGAATATTTCAATGCATTTGAAATGATATTATCCAGCACTTGCGTAATCTTGTCCGGATCGATTTCAACATACAATTCTCTATCCGGCAGATTGCTGATAAACTCAACATGCTGCTCTTTCGTCATTTCAAAGCGTTCAATAATCAATGAGAAGAAACGGATAAAATGAATCCATTCTTTATTGAATTGATAATCTTTGCTATCAAACTTTGAAAGCTGCAGCAGGTCGTTGACAAGCCTGATCATGCGCTCTGTTTCATTCTGTGTCACATTCAAGAAGCGCGGCGCAATGTTTGGATCCTGCCATGCCCCTTCCGCAAGCGCTTCTAGGTAGCTTCGCATCGTTGTGAGCGGCGTTCTGAGCTCGTGGGAGACATTTGCAACAAACTCTCTCCGCTCTTGATCGATCTGCTCTTGTTCTGTGACATCGTAAATGACCGCAATCAATCCGTCGATCTTTCCGTGTTCTTTTTGGATGACCGAGAAATTGACGCGGAGCACAGACGTCCGTTCTTCCTGTTCAATTTCAAGAAGCAGGGAATCCTGCTGTTCAACCAAATCTTCAAACGTGTATTCGTCTTCAAGGCCGAGCAGCGAAGT
Coding sequences within it:
- the rlmH gene encoding 23S rRNA (pseudouridine(1915)-N(3))-methyltransferase RlmH, whose product is MNISIVAIGKLKEKYLKQGIDEYIKRLSAYAKVDIIELPDEKAPENLSDQDMKIVKDKEGERILSKISPDAHVIALAIEGKMKSSEELADNMDRLATYGKSKATFVIGGSLGLSDAVLKRADEKLSFSRMTFPHQLMRLILLEQVYRAFRINRGEPYHK
- a CDS encoding CxxH/CxxC protein, producing the protein MKSCEEHIETVIDMYVDEEELAPEIRKIEHTHSLSTTCELCDKPAVYIVGNE
- a CDS encoding DUF4234 domain-containing protein, giving the protein MSKELEEFPKIKPLYAVLLTIITSGIYIPYWFLSRRKNLERCQIKLPYVAIKVTLLLSVFSILEPFWTFYSITFQSEDLLPYSNSILLLPLRPGHSFLPQLSFLLFWTVNLYSAFKVRKAFIGLSEKQVNGFWTFILNVSYLQYITNQHSLVVQEKREAV
- a CDS encoding GNAT family N-acetyltransferase → MLKSKIKIDLNKPRKKPEIRLTPMTEEDFKIYQTYSIQHYAMEKVKAGTWTVAEAMEKAEEQFAALLPNGIETINHYLWSIMNDSGNAAGWVWIYADPHHPQKEAFIYDFGLYEAYRGQGIGQQALAVLEEEAKQLGVKKLSLHVFAHNKKAKRLYEKMNFETTDLHMSKRL
- a CDS encoding membrane protein, whose protein sequence is MNDNVQAALKTLSNVKSRSILSVFVLCLITLGVYIPYWFLSRKKSFDLLPYHDIPYTTLKAIIFYHLFSIPIRISAKIAFPDMHYSLYMLLDRVILILSAGVLIYCALVVTASLNKLSGKEPANGSIFAFLLNIIYIQHRINKLSEPKSEWLSKAS
- a CDS encoding SAM hydrolase/SAM-dependent halogenase family protein gives rise to the protein MSQHALVLQSDFGLDDGAVNAMYGVAYSVDSSIRIFDLTHNIPVFHICEASYRLLQSVSYWPEGTVFVSVVDPGVGSERRSVAVRTSSNQYIITPDNGTLTHISRQNGIAEARYLDEAQNRLPKSGESHTFHGRDIYAYTGARLAAGALSFDRIGPEVSIDSIVKLPVMEAYIENDWITGTIDILDVRFGNLWTNISRTLFKSLDVQYGDPVEVVIKHEDTKVYQQTLAFGRSFADMPVGKPVVYINSLDRLGIALNQGSFAKTYHIGTGINWRISLRKSI
- a CDS encoding S1C family serine protease, with amino-acid sequence MEFNHDEEKFVREKPVRSWRSFLFSSLVGAVIGALLTVFALPYLSQQGWLPYNLQVIEARGGQGAQQGGTVRNVSVNVNNEVTQMVSKVSDSVVGVINIQKTGVWDGDSEAGTGSGVIYKKDGNTSHIVTNHHVIEGASQIEISLNDGTRIPAKLIGSDKLMDLAVLQVNSNKIKAAAEFGDSDKVKTGEPVIAIGNPLGLQFSGSVTQGIISGTERAVPVDSNGDGQPDWNAEVLQTDAAINPGNSGGGLFNIDGKVIGINSMKIAESAVEGIGLSIPANLAIPVIEDLETYGEVRRPYLGIEMKSLGDIASYHWQETLKLPKNVTSGVVVMGVQPVSPAGRAGLKELDVIVEFNGDRVYDIVDLRKKLYTKNVGDKVKIKYLRGGKEKTTEVKLTRSQLGS
- a CDS encoding MBL fold metallo-hydrolase; the protein is MSLQFSVLASGSTGNALYLETDDHAFLVDAGLSGKAMEGLMAQIDRKLDQLDGIFVTHEHSDHIKGLGVLARKYELPVYANEKTWKAMEGHIGKMDNGQKFVFPMETVKSFGSLDVESFGVSHDAAEPMFYVFHYNGRKLALITDTGYVSDRMKGIIRSANAFVFESNHDVGMLQMGRYPWNIKRRILSDVGHVSNEDAALAMTDVIGNETSRIYLAHLSQDNNMKELARMSVQQTLAAKGFAAGETFDLYDTDPKKPTPLVAV
- a CDS encoding two-component system regulatory protein YycI; protein product: MEWNRTKTIFIIVFLILDIFLAFQYFNKRSNNQFPILEKSTLQEDMKADHISYGNLSKETSKGSSISAQKRVFKQSEIKSLKGQKPKALMNTAKENALTEIEMEFETPIALPKTDMKTKAREIVNEEIIDGNKYKLWKVDKSGKQIVFFQTYNGNYIFQDRQNDDNNEMGEVVLYLNNKNEVVSYKQSMLQDIKEVKTENLISAVGAVEALYYPDYLKKYSKIKSAELGYFTQYPLASAQIFVPVWRIEVERKTDDKTIHEEFIVDARDGALLQSQEKKEKS
- a CDS encoding YycH family regulatory protein — translated: MKRETIKTIILSLLVLISLLFTFNIWGFQGNYEKVEDSQAQVSDKQPITNQTKLLNEAVKPQQMFIHENGQHYLLNDTTLYSQLWDDMGRWEVKSLKDISDKFDRQQFKNWLYAKNKDSKLDLVFSDNIPIDVLQPLFKWSANSYEYNSFDRIVLPFNEGRGMKKIYFVSFSKETVVEAVIESANYRNILSDIEKEKSQMPLYEDFAINSRRDVLLPVNRLKLSEKEYFTETISPTRFKKALFDDPQTVRQETNLNRPVYTDGTSLLEIYSNNRQIKFQHRNLEPSTSYQNGELINKSFKYLNDTGSWTDDYQFFGLNENQQINFNLFMDQLPVVNSQNQPFGTTSIELRWANNDILDYKHPTYVLGANANPVSKKDKEIMSGEELIQFLQDNEEYDFDKIEQIFPAYEMVSVSEEQDPLVKLVPTWCIKINGTVKPVSKKDSAVKEGIENGVE